The Ptychodera flava strain L36383 chromosome 14, AS_Pfla_20210202, whole genome shotgun sequence genome segment TAAATTGCCAGAGACGACTTTCTTGAAACCAGTGCTTGGCGCAGAGCAAGCAAAGAAAGGTGAGTATTGCGGCTTGTAGACATCAGTGAAAGTCTCAAATTTTGATTATCTTTGCAAATTGAGGGTCCGGTATGGTAAATATTTTCGGACTGCAGCATATTTCAAATAGGTGAAACGTCTGATTTGAAGCAGAATAAAGTTACTCCTGTATTCTGAATGAGAAAAAACATCGCGGTAAAACTGATTCTCGGTATATTGTATACCtgctttttcttttcttttctgacATAAAATTTGGTGATGCTTGTAAAGAACTGTGGAACTAGTAGGGAAGTTGTTAAACGTCATTCACAAAAGGATCCAGAGAGAGGTTGGGGTTGGTGGCTGCCCGCAGCGCCCTCACAAAGTTACCAATGCCTAGTCCATCGATTCAACTTTCATCGTGTATAACCAATTGAATGAATTTGTCAAACATGCGCACAAATCCCGTACCCGAAAAAATTATACCTTCAGATGAGTTTAGCATCCctagaaaaaataatttctgtttgtcttgtcggttacagagtttttcaGGTTGTACTTGCCTTGAAAGTGCAAGACTAACTTGTGCTCAAACTTCCTACAAACggactttcaaccattcttttaccaaatcgAGAATAATAATCaggtgtcaccgtgcaaattttagtacaagagaaacaaagtacctaacatttatcaatatttgaaattcaaaatggccgcaatctctgtgttaactctatggggaaaaaataaaatttttgattttcgaaaaactaagaagtttaaaatttttcttactccaagagctttaaaataagtccccacaagtggtaggtcagaaaagagttgtaaaaattgagagtctgaatgtctgtccccgaggcgcattctacaaaATATCATCGTCAATAGAATATGGATTACACGCAAGCTAATACCTAAAGATTTTAACTGTCCAATAGATGAGGATCATTAAGGACACTCGATTAAAACTCTTACGTAATAAATGCATCTGTTTTCTCACATCTTCAGCACTGCCTAGAGGCAAAGACCATACAGTGATTGAGATGTTTTCAGCAACCCGCGACGACTTGGAGATCATCAGTGAACGAAGGTGAGAAATTAGGAACTGTCACATGTTTGTCACATGACACTAACAATTAAGACAGCGGCGCAGCTTGTCTAAGTTCAAGCAGCATTACAGCAATTTTTTACTCTCTCGGTATTTCTTTGAAGCGATCTTTCCATACTTTTGTTTTTAACCaagtacatattttgttaaggAAATATGTACATAAAGATAGTCAGTCTTTAGAGCAAAACTTCAGGGATTGGAAGCATGCATGTTCAGATGCTACAGAAAAGGCATCCCAAATACTTCCTGCATAAAAACACTTTATTCATGTCAATAACAATGAATGAGGAGACGCTATAATAAACTTGCTGCCAACATAACCAGTGGTATAGTATCAGTAAGCTCAgggacaaaaaaataaaagttacagGGTTCTTCACAAGGGGGTTTTTAGGGGTTGGCCGCTGCTGTTtttggagcaatctattcatatgttcaTAACTGtacaaatgaaaacattttcacaacaaaagaatatgcaaatgatgcaTTGCTATGTTAAAATGGCCATCCctgtttttccaagctgtggagaacactgagaAGAGTGTTTGTTCAATTTGACATGAGGCAAACCACCAAACCAACTTATACGATGGATATATGAGGAAAAACGAAATTCACATAGCCAAACAACATGCAGCTGTGACAAACAGAACCGTGCATCCCCAATATTCTCTGAATATCGATGTGTGTCTGTGTGGCTTGTGTTGAAGCAGAATCAACATCTATTGTCTTTGAATAGgctaaccttgcaaacacggtCAAACCACATTCAGAAAGAGTAACGCACATTCCATAAAGACAGATTTCTGTGCTATCTTGTCAATGAAGCTCTAATCACAGACGGTCAATGCACAACTGCTACACAGTACTACTGATTCAACACATCCCTGCTGAAAATCCTCCACAACAAATGGTTCAGTGCATGTGTTTCCGGATCTGCATTGTTCATagtgtatgcaaatgaatgTCCTGGGTCTGAAATATTGGTGTTTGATATCAAACTATTTTTACCAACAGCGGGTCAATCAGTTTGTCAGCAGACGAGGACCGGTCTGCCATCGTCCAAGAAGAGGACGCTGTGCAAGAAGAGCAAGGCGGGGCTGAAAGAACTCAACCTGATGGTGGAATATGCGGACATATTTGCACATGTGAGTTGCATAGAGGGAGCGAGGTCCCACAGCACCACCATTTTTTTCTGGAAAGTACTGATGGAATCAGAAATTCAAATCCAACAGGAAGAACAAAACAATGTGTGTACGTGCATTCCCATCAGCAGTTACTGTGTGCACTAACTACAAATATGTCATTTCCTTTTTTGGGTTTATGTGCACGCAAGAATACAGCAGACAGCTTGTAGCTCTGGTATTGGCCTGTGGCCCGACATGTTAAAAAAGTGATGGGGATTTCTGATAAGCCAAAGATTATGAATTGCTGAGCCAGCAGTTCTGTAGATGCAGTTGACAGCGGAGTGAAATTATTGTTATttcctgtttgtttttttgtacacAGGGGAAATTATCCTGAGCGCCATGGTGCTCTTCCTGATCATGGTGATTGTTGGAACGATGCTGTACTCCAAAGCCGAGGGCTGGACGCTCTCAGAAGCCTGCTACTTCTCCATCATCTCCTTCACCACCATCGGTTTTGGCGACTACATTTCGGCGGCCCTCTCCTTGGAATTTTACAAGGCCAACCTGGGAGAAGCCCTTGCCAAGCACTACGGAGCGCTGAACGTACTTGTCCTGCTTGTCGGAGTCAGCGTCACCATTCTCCTCATCCAGTGCCTGGCTTTCCTCTTGAAGAAAGTCATCGATAAGGTGACCGACGGTGTCGTGTACAAGATAAACAAGACGCTGAGTAAGCGATCGGTCACCCCAGGTCACGCACAAGAGAATGCAAATCCGCCGATATGTCCTGAGTGTCATGATATGGCTGTTCGCATGCGATCGAGCAGGACTCTTTTCACAGCGTTCATAGAATAGTTTTGTTGCAAACAAAAATGTAGGAACTGAAGCAGACTCCTACAGAGGATTTCCTCACTGAAGGAACCGAACTGACTTTatacacaaaaatacatttatatgcGCATCACACCTCGCCCTAATAGGCAGGGGAAAAAACCACTAAAAATTGCCTTTCGCAGTACAAATCAGACATTCACAATTAACGAATTGGTGTACAGAATCAGGGAAAGCCACTACCCAGTAAGATACTGTCTCTCATCGCCACTTGACGGCAGACATCAGAGCAGAGCGCTCTTCAAGCCGCGGAATCACAGAGAGAAGCAAGCCGCCTTTCAGTACCAGGTAGCAAATGACACCCGAGGCAAAGATGTGTTCAAATCTGTGAAACTTTTGAACAAAACAAGTCTTGCAGGAAATATAGACAGTGATCCTTTCATCCTGCTTGTAATCAGACTCAGAGATACCTTCCTCCTAGTCATCAGGATGGGCGTCGACACAGAAATTGAGTGACAAGACCAAgtcatgttatttttttcaatccTGACAGCTACAAATACTTCTGACACAGAAATTGCGTGACAGTACAAGAAGACATGTTTCTTTTTTCAATCCTGACAGCAACAAATATATCAACTAGTAGTAACACCAAAAGAACACCACATAAAGTAACAACCATTTGATGAATGTAAGGAACACACAGGGAGAGCTTGACATCAAAAACTGCATTAAAggtttattgatttatttacacATTAAAAAGGCTTCGTTCTCAATGTTtagttttaacttttttccttgttgaaactcttCTTGGCTGTTTTGCTGGGGTATCCCTTTCTGTTACAGTGTCCATCTTATTCCAAACATCATCATCGCTGTCAGACTGAGCAGAGCCCTCCCTGGTATCAGATGCTCTTTTCCCGCCTGGTTGGTCGGACTCTGTTTTTTCGGGCTGTAGAGGAAGCCAAATATGTGGTTGTATATGATGTATggttaacaagtcattgacaatgacatagtccccacttgtaataggagtattagtcttgagggggcagggaaatgaggtcataagaagtatcactaaagtgtatatgttcagatctatggacacataggtctatgtcattgttcccaatttgaaacaagaggcatgtctaagttatggttctaaatcgggaaaaaagatcagtcctctagctgtattggccagccaagaaatacaatatgtgcataataaatgaggtacaagatgtgacatcttaaggtctatatatcctatcaaaattgaagcgtaaagaacttgtggttactgagttatgcatatatatgcatattcaaggtcaaaggtcatcaaggtcacgtgacattttggaaaaaacattgtattgctaattaatccatatatgccaaaattcagacctctagctctattggcttgcccacaattatatatgggcataattaacgaggtaaagcatgtgttgtcataaggtctcccatcctactaaatataaaggacatagcacttgtggttacttatttattgacataatcgtgtattttaggtaaaaggttatcgaggtcacatgacattttgtcaaaaaatctatcctatagtctatccctatatactaaaaatcatacatttacctctattggcttgttcaaaattagatatgcacataatgaatgaggtacaatatgtggcgtcataggtgtcccatcataccatatatgaaaggtttaccacttgtggttactgagttatggacaaatatgtatattcgaggtcaaaggtcaccaaggtcacatgacattttgtcaaagtgtctgagatatctgcgtgaacggatggactcacggactgacatgacccaatctatgagccccctggactttatctgtggggactaaaaactgtgtcactgcatcctttttgcaatatgaatacgatgagaaactaaatttctaTTTATCTTgcccttatacatgggagcctatgtactgccttatacatgggagtctatggactgccttatacatgggagtctatggacttccttatacatgggagtctatggactgccttatacatgggagtctatggactgccttatacatgggagtctatggtctgccttatacatgggagtctatggtctgccttatacatgggagtctatggtctgccttatacatgggagtctatggaggtgaaaactaaaaagtcctctaccacggccaaatttgatcgcattgtgaaacaaatcgacgtgcatctgtatgaggtatggtactatccttgtaccaagtttgaacgaaatcgctccaggcgtctctgagatatctgcatgaacggacggacgcacggacgcatggacggacggacgcacgacatgaccaaacctataagtcccccggacgatgtccgtggggactaaaaattacagaaagattttaaaaactttaaaaatggaAGTAAACATCAGTAAGATACAAGTGAAGATTTTCTCTGAAAAGCGCAACGCATTGTGGAGGAAACTTGTCCtggttttccaaatttggttTTTACAActggacaaaaataaaaaaatactgagacggtagctttggcggtatgggagcctttgtgtgtgacggacataactccgcacatacatacccacaaatatacagacatacagacgccaccgactcatcatataagctctttttggtatttatatataaaaccaaatatgagctaaaaaaccaCCGAGGTATAGCAGATAATTTTGGTTGGCTTGgatgacatttctgtctgacagatacaaaaaacatcaaaaatttaTCTGAGGATTATTTGTAGTTCACCTCTGCGAGAACTGAGATGAAAATGTCAGAGTGTAAACAATTTGAATGGACTCACCGTCGGGGGATCTTGGCTAGAAAATAACAGACAGTTCAGCCTTGACTTGAGGTACACCTGAACAAAGTTAAAAATTTTGATTAGAAATGGCAAAGGATTGTGCTTTGCAATCAGAATCTGCACTACAAGCTGAAATTGGGCGCATGACACCATGAAATCAGAATCTGATTCTGATTCTGATTTCATGGTGCATGACACCATGAAATCTTAATCAGAATCAGAATCTGAAACACTTTAGATTTGAGATGTAATACAATATGTCGCTGGCTAAAAGAGCCCCTTGCAGTTGTCAGACTGGGAAATTTTGTAACTATGGAACCACAGACATAATTACCAGTACACCTTTTTCCAAGATATTGATCATGCGTTGGAGAAGTGTACCTCAGAATGAAAAACAGGATGTAAATTACTCAGTCCACAAACATCAAACAGTTATTTCTGTTACTTCCTTCAGCTTGTAAAGCTTATTCAAATAGAATGACCTGAAACCAATCAGATTTGATGCTGAACTTATACCAGCAAGGATAACAGTCAGATTCTGTTTCAAATACCGAGTGGTAACTGAAAATGATTCCAAAGCCAAATTTGTCTCCTACACTAGTTgcaaaactttgaaatcacactCGGTGCTATTTGTTGATGGCTGAAACTCATTTTGTCCACTGTGTGATGAGGGAAAATTTTTAGATTCCTGTCTACACATCAAAGTCTGCATGATCTTCATTTAGCACAAATTCTGACACTGACCctggggtttcattaagttttgaagtagagGGCTAAAATGAAAAAGTAGGTGGCTTGCAGCtaccatgaccacaaagcggtcgtcgtTGGGGGAAAGGGTcctcccggccgaaggccggaaaccGTGGAAGATCAGTTAATTGTCAGTAGTGTTCCAGGACAATTTGTGTTcgtatcataaaagccattttgcTGGGatattaggcctaaatatgataattcataattaaaaatgattattttaggaggtaaattataataataattattattaatgatataaatttgatattgtagatgatattatacagcGTTACATCTTGACAGGGGGatggggattccccctctgttgaaatgttagcaccctcaattaatttgtcaagggggaccaACCCCCAAGAAATGGTggcagtcacaccttagaggtacaagtagaacacttGAACTGGTGAAGtcccccgaaattttctggtaaaggggaaaatcGCCGTTCTTGATGCAATCCTGGattaaacactgatattttaagcACTGTAAACGACAAACTTTTCTGTTTTGCTTTACATAAGAACCCTGATGTtgggtatggaaatctgtagatgaagaacttttataccagtagggaggtaaaaaggaaaatttatttatcaataatgataaaaaatgacaattattaccatatttcgcgaaagaccctcaaggttatttgactctATGTGTATGCAACGTACGAACCTTGATAGAGCCTAGGATATGAAAATATGTACGCTCAGAAGCTCACATTtacacataataataataataatatttattactttaaaaaaaaaacgctttacatgtaaaaacatcTCAAAGCGCAGTACAAAACTGTTCTAAAAAGATctaaaaatactgtttaaaaaGATGTGTTTTAAGATTAGCTTTAAAACTGCTAAAAGAGCAACATGAACGCAATAAAAATGGCAGCCTATTCCACAAACGTGGAGCACAAACGGAAAAAGCCCTGTCACCGTAAAAAGCTGTATTACAAATGGGTTGATAGAGCATATTTGTACCATGAACGGAAGAACGTAAGGCACGACCAGAAGAGCAAATGGTTAATAGTTCCTGAAGATATACAGGGGCCATGTCATGTAAAATCTTGTATACAATACAGAGAATCTTAAATTCAATACGTTTCTGTAGGGTAACCAATGTAATCTACTCAACACAGGGGTAATGTGATCTGATTTCTTTGTTCTGGAAACTACACGTGCTGCCGAGTTCTGGATTAACTGAATCTTATTGAGTAGATTGCAAGGCAGACCATAAAGAAGACTATTACAATAGTCAAGCCTAGATGTTACAAAGGCATGGACTAATTTTTCTGTCGAGTCTTGATCTAAAAGATGTCGGATTTTACTTATTCTCCACAAAGCAAATGACGCTGATTTACATAAATTGGAAATGTGTGGTTTCATAGACATACATGATCAAATAATACGCCAAGATCACGGACTGTAGGTGAAGAATGGACGACGACATCACCAACTTGAATGTCGCACTCCCGTGGTTGATTCCCCTTCACAAACTTAGAGGAAAATCTGATAACCTCAGTTTTACCTTCATTGAGAGCAAGCATGTTATTGCTCATCCACAGACGAATTTCCCGGATACAACTTTCAACCTGATCATAGCGGAAATTATCACGTGAGCAGACGACATACAACTGGGTGTCATCAGCATAGCACATAGTTTCCAGCTTGTGTTTAATTATAATGTCCTCAAGAGGTGCTGTGTATAAAGTGAATAACACGGGTCCAAGTACGGAACCCTGGGGGACACCACAATCAAGTGATTGTACTCCTGACACCACCGACCCAACACTCACTTTCATTGTTCTGTCTTGTAAATATGATTCAATCCATTTAAGAACAGTGCCATTAAAACCAAATCTGTGACGAAGTCTGTATATCAGAATTTTATGGTCGATGGTGTCAAAGCGGCTGACAAATCAAGAAGAACTAAAATAACATTATCCCGCTTGTCAAGAGCCCTCAATACGTCATTTTGGACCCTAATGAGAGCGGTTTCGGTACTATGACCTTCTCGGTAGGCTGACTGACATTTCgcaaataaattattgttgGCCAGATGTGAATTGATTTGAGTTAAAGCAGATTTTTCAATCAACTTAGATATGTATGGTAAGTTCGAAACTGGTCTGtagtttttcaaaacatttttgtcaaGACCCGGTTTCTTCAATAAGGGACGTACAATGGCTGATTTACACAACTGTGAAATTCACCTGATATGAATGAGGTATTAATTATATGCATAATTATTGGCGATACCTGGTGTATACACTGCTTTATCAAAACTGTTGGTACTGGATCTACACTTGATGATTTGGAGGTAATGAACTGATTAGTTTCTCAACAAACTCAATGGTTACTGGTTCAAAGGAACATAAACCGAGTCTAGCGTCAACAGAAATGTCAGATGGTGGAACAAATGACATCTTCTCACGAATCTGCTCAATCTTCGAATGAAAAAAACTTAGCAAAGATATCAGGTAACTCAACAGGATCCAATTCCGGAATGGTTGAAGCTAGTGCACGCTTAGTGCCGGCAATGTCATCGATGATTCCAAACAGATCTTTAGTGTCAGCATTAGCAATACGACTACGATGAAACGATGAATGTGTTTCTCGCAGTTTGGCCGTGTACTGATTCCGAGCAGATTTAAACATTTCCCCATGGACAACAAGACCAGTCTTCCTCCACTGTCTTTCAAGCTGACGGAGATTCCGACGTTCCGGTAACAGATCTTCAATAAACCAAGGAGCACGAGCTTTATCCAGGACATACTTGTTAACAACAGGCGCAACCTCATCAATGGCCCATGTCATTGCATTGTTGTACATCTTCACATTTACACTTAACCTGACGATCGTTTTTGAAGTGAGTTTCGAGGTCTGATCGTATTTTAAACCACTCAGGGCGAgttcttattggcgtcgatagaccgaaaagcagtacATACCATACCTCCAGCTGGTTATATACGTTCACATTTACGCCTACCAAAGTGAATGCGCGCATGTCGGCTTACTGAAATTCGAACTACAATCGGGAAGTTTTCGTGAgaatcaggtcattgccttcaaaaacagtttaaatctacgtaattatccttctcttgtttcttggtgcACTTCAAAATAGAAGATCGTACAGCTATTGTGATCGCTTCTTCGTGTGTTcatcggccattttgaattgaggctacgacggccgacaggtgtagtacgcACGTTTTCATTGACGAATAGAAAGGCCACCATGTAGGAGTCAttaattcaggtagccaatagaattgtccgttgcaattccgatttttattgaggtAGTATACGCAAGAACATAGAATTGTccgttgcaattccgatttttattgaggtAGTATACGCAAGAACATGTGACACCGTAGTACACGGCGATCGTAGTAGCTCGTTTTCTAAACTTTGTTTCtcataaaagccgttgaaaagtttgattacacagcgtgtgaaacttgtccgtatcatttcagaggtaaaaaatattttagcgatgaaagagttaaaattttccaaaaaagtagccggcgaaatcgtgagagtaaccggtcaatttcgccggctgccggctcttaatgaaacccctgacaCTGACCTTGTGTTTCAACTCTCCTGAGTGGACGTTATGTATCCTGAGGTGTCTGTCCAGTCCACACGATGCAACCAGTGGTTTAGTCTGATGGCACTGTATACTGCGTATACTGCCAGCGAAGCCTTTGAAAGCCTTCTGCACTAGACCTTTGCGCAGATCTATTTTACCCATCCTGCCTTGCGAGTTGCCCACTATCACTGAACTGCAAGGAAAGAGTGGAGACATGTTGAGAACCTATCCAATGATTTGCCAAGCACAGTGGCTTACACCAGGAGAATGCCTGATGGATATTATTAAGGGGGTTGTTGAACTTTTCTGGAAGGTGGCAATATTGCATGACATATTACACGCATCAAACAGCAATATAACATACGTAAAGGATGGCTAGACTGCAGCATCTACTTAAACAACCCATAGTGTGACGCTCAACTCTTAAATAGATTCCGGGTCAACAGCTTTTGTGCAGACTCAATCGAAAATTTACACAGACAATAcagttttcgttgttttgtgaTTGTAAAAACATAGCATACAAAACACAGAagagtggccattttgaatttaacatcCATAATTTGGAGGTACATGTCCTCCTCTAATCAAAAGAGATGCATCGCGACACATAATTTGTGATTCTAGACAAAGATGAGACCATAGTTCAAGAGTTCTCTTGAGTAAAGTgttcatgaaatttcaaaatttccattaATGACATTTATGTTTCTTTATATACACCCATCATTTGTTTCGCAGATACTTTCAGTTTCTCTATTGTAGATTTTAAGAATCAATGCATAAAAATGTCCAGAAAGTGACTCACTTCGCTCCAGGTACAAGGGATAATGCCATCAGTGGATATTCATCAAACTCAACACTCAGCACAGGGCGTCTTTGAGGTGTGCTGGGATCATACAGTCTGACCTGCGAAAAAAAATGCACACATTACAAAGAGCATGGGGATAGTATCAGCCTTATTGGCAGGGTATGCTGCGGTGTGTTGTTATGTGACCATGTCTGAATAACACatccattttttttttgctttagtTTTATGCACCATTTAGACAATGAACAAAATCTTTACCAGCTTTACAGAGAAAAGGAAGATTTCAAAAGACTGGCCAGAACTTAACATTCATGATGCATATTAAGTATAACACACAAGTTTGATTCAGCTGGATATGGCGCAATTGTAGAATGACTGTTGAATTAAGATGAAAGATAGAGATGCCTTGAACAAGAACTTCTGAGTATTGGAGATACATtttcacatgtatttatttttactctagAGTTTAGGGTTGTGTTGATAAATACCGTAGGGATATCTAGAATTTGCAAGATGCCCTTATTCCCGATAACTTTAGatgttaaagattttttttaagtACTCCTCCAGTCTGCCCCTTCCCTTCAGAACGCTTATGAATACGGCCATTACAAAAGGTTAGAGTTCAAAGGTTAGTGAAAAATCATTCAAACAGTACAATGATGATTGATTTCAAACACTGTTGTCAGTATCTGTGTCTCTAAAGAAGACTGCTTACGTGATGATGTCCTGTGCAGGTTACAATTTTTGAAGATTCTGGCAGGAACTGCATGTCGCACACCCAGACTGGTACTCGGAGGTCAAGAAAGTCATTCCGAACCTTCGGcatgaaagacaaaatatatatatggaaAATGGCCTTCATATTCAAAGTAAAATGCTTACAGCTATTGCCATACCAGTAATATACAGGAAAGTTAAAAGCACGTAAAGTTATTTCTATAAAAGATATACATATGTTGGAGCTCAAATGGTTGAAACTTTTTCAATGTCATTCTGTTCCATCTTTTTCAATCACAGTAAGGCGCATTAGGTTCTCTCAGTGATTTGCACATCATATCTATTTAGAAATCTGAGAAATATGATGAGATGAGAACAGTTATGAAATTAAAAGCACGTTGCATGCTTTGCTGTTACAGTTCCTGATATGAACAAAAGAACAATTGAAGTTAACACCGGTGGCAGTCTAACACATCTTGAGCATGACCCATTGACTCACTGGTATGCGAGATGTACACATAAATTAATATCAGCAGCATATTCAGAGGCAGCAAAAAAGGCCGAGACAATATTCGCTGTGTTGATGGTATTAAGACAGCTATGATTATGCAAATCCTCCACTTTTGTATTCTAAATTTTTCGCCAGGAGAATGTAACACACGCAGGGAAACAGACACTGGGAGAAAGTGAGAGAAAATTTCACTTGTGAAAACATCACAACAAGTATCTGAACCAATATCCCAATAGAACTTACATTTTTGGCTTTAAATATAGGCTCTGAATAATTTTCAAGGTCCCAAATTTTGAGGTCATTTTCTTTTCCACCTGTTGCTAGGAGATTTTTCTTGTCAGGGTTTTGTCTCATCTTGCATATATTTTCCCCAACGTTGATTTCAATCTGAAAaaacaatgtcaataaaaaaacattaagAACAAGGTTACGCTGGAATT includes the following:
- the LOC139149645 gene encoding WD repeat-containing protein 74-like, yielding MAAFMNSVWVGAETGILKGIDLEKKLASNYSNLSTLSKEQEITAMCWGDDKENQICLGLRNGVVKTFDLEAGEYTKEDDCSGGQGSFKGIAKIDDHLITCTESGLLTVWKDDPEQNIEINVGENICKMRQNPDKKNLLATGGKENDLKIWDLENYSEPIFKAKNVRNDFLDLRVPVWVCDMQFLPESSKIVTCTGHHHVRLYDPSTPQRRPVLSVEFDEYPLMALSLVPGANSVIVGNSQGRMGKIDLRKGLVQKAFKGFAGSIRSIQCHQTKPLVASCGLDRHLRIHNVHSGELKHKVYLKSRLNCLLFSSQDPPTPEKTESDQPGGKRASDTREGSAQSDSDDDVWNKMDTVTERDTPAKQPRRVSTRKKVKTKH